A window of uncultured Draconibacterium sp. contains these coding sequences:
- a CDS encoding TonB-dependent receptor, whose protein sequence is MRKLIFSILILFSFVTAAQERFTISGYVEDNMSGERLIGANVLVDKARGVASNQYGFYSLTLPAGRYGLSCRYIGYKPACKEINLSSDTVINISLSLGLELNEVQVTASKPGGNNAVSSLSHFTPGMEAINRMPAILGEQDLLKSIQFLPGIKGGAENTTGYSVRGGSADQNLILLDGVPVYNVNHLFGFLSVFNSDAIKNVSLYKGGIPARYGGRLSSVLDINMKEGNMQRQHGVLSVSPISARMTYEAPIVKDKAAYIVSFRRTMLDVPMVLYQKLIGLENTGGFKFYDLNAKANWLINPKNRIYLSVYSGRDKQFSKDNQDGISNEYYYKWGNLTSVLRLNHQLSQKLFFNTSVYYSHYDLTNLVESESEERYTKYNANSSLNDLSLTTDIDWYLSPNYTLRLGSKATLMHFAPNIVQTVDDEFETNRNQEDKNTAKNLEFYGENELIIDRFKANIGLRAVLYDTGKKNYISFEPRLAFKYNADNGLSGNVAFTQMSQFIHLLSNSSLGLPTDLWVGSTDVVAPQKGWQLSAGIEKHLIDYSFGVEAYYKEMKDVIRFEEGAVFLSSQNKNWIENINVGQGKAYGAEFMVKKEKGLLTGMLSYTLAWSERQFNEVNEGDWFPYKYDRRHDVSLVGEYQLFKSEWQEKTFSFGFTLQSGNNLSIPDVEYQGLPMPGMEDYLGGVPDWTGTRQTYDYPNNFRMPLFHHLDIGYNTKRVKSYGKTHTWSFSIYNVYNRMNPWYFYKDTHGKVKQVSIFPIVPSIGYKYTF, encoded by the coding sequence ATGCGAAAACTAATCTTCTCTATTTTGATATTGTTCTCTTTTGTCACAGCGGCGCAGGAAAGGTTTACGATTAGTGGCTATGTCGAAGATAATATGTCAGGAGAGCGTTTAATTGGCGCTAATGTGCTGGTAGATAAAGCTCGTGGTGTTGCCTCAAACCAATACGGGTTCTACAGCTTAACGTTACCTGCAGGAAGATATGGTTTGTCGTGCCGGTATATTGGCTATAAACCTGCTTGTAAGGAAATTAATTTGTCCTCGGATACAGTAATTAACATCAGCTTATCCCTTGGATTGGAGCTGAACGAAGTGCAGGTGACAGCCAGCAAACCAGGTGGGAACAATGCCGTATCGTCCTTAAGTCATTTCACCCCCGGTATGGAAGCAATAAACAGGATGCCGGCAATACTTGGCGAACAGGATTTATTAAAATCCATCCAGTTTTTACCGGGAATTAAAGGAGGAGCCGAAAACACAACTGGTTATAGCGTTCGTGGAGGAAGTGCTGACCAAAACCTTATTCTTTTAGATGGAGTGCCTGTTTATAATGTAAATCATCTATTCGGGTTTTTGTCAGTATTTAACAGCGACGCCATAAAGAATGTGTCCTTATACAAAGGTGGCATCCCAGCCCGTTACGGTGGCAGGTTGTCATCAGTCTTGGATATAAATATGAAAGAAGGGAATATGCAACGCCAACACGGTGTGTTATCCGTTAGTCCCATTTCTGCACGCATGACCTATGAAGCTCCTATTGTTAAAGACAAAGCAGCTTATATCGTTTCATTCAGAAGAACAATGCTCGACGTACCGATGGTCCTGTATCAGAAATTAATTGGTCTTGAAAATACTGGTGGATTCAAATTTTACGACCTCAATGCAAAAGCCAATTGGCTTATTAATCCCAAGAATAGAATCTATTTAAGCGTATATTCAGGCCGGGATAAGCAATTTAGTAAAGACAACCAGGATGGTATAAGCAATGAATATTACTATAAATGGGGAAACCTAACCTCAGTGCTTCGGTTGAATCATCAACTCTCTCAAAAACTTTTTTTTAATACTTCTGTCTATTATAGTCATTACGATTTAACAAATTTGGTTGAGTCGGAATCAGAAGAACGTTATACCAAATACAATGCAAATTCGTCGTTAAACGATTTAAGCTTAACAACCGATATCGACTGGTACCTATCGCCAAACTACACATTAAGATTGGGAAGTAAGGCAACTCTAATGCATTTTGCCCCAAATATTGTTCAAACTGTCGACGATGAATTTGAAACCAATCGGAACCAGGAAGATAAAAATACAGCCAAAAATTTGGAGTTTTATGGTGAGAACGAACTGATAATTGACCGTTTTAAGGCTAATATTGGATTAAGAGCTGTTCTATATGATACAGGAAAAAAGAATTATATTTCTTTTGAGCCAAGGCTTGCATTCAAATATAATGCGGATAACGGGCTTTCCGGAAATGTTGCTTTCACCCAAATGTCGCAATTTATTCATCTGCTGTCTAATTCTTCACTTGGCTTGCCCACCGATTTATGGGTTGGCTCAACCGATGTAGTTGCTCCTCAAAAAGGCTGGCAATTATCGGCAGGTATTGAAAAACACTTAATAGATTATTCATTTGGAGTAGAAGCCTACTATAAAGAAATGAAAGATGTGATCCGATTCGAAGAAGGAGCCGTATTTTTAAGTTCGCAGAATAAAAACTGGATTGAAAACATTAATGTTGGACAAGGTAAAGCCTACGGTGCCGAGTTTATGGTGAAAAAAGAGAAGGGGCTATTAACCGGAATGCTTTCATATACTCTGGCCTGGTCTGAACGACAATTTAATGAAGTAAATGAAGGAGACTGGTTTCCCTATAAATACGACAGAAGACACGATGTATCTTTGGTAGGAGAATATCAATTATTTAAGTCGGAGTGGCAAGAGAAAACATTCTCCTTTGGATTTACCCTTCAGTCAGGAAACAACTTAAGCATTCCCGATGTAGAATATCAGGGCTTGCCCATGCCGGGTATGGAAGACTATTTGGGAGGAGTACCAGACTGGACCGGGACAAGACAAACATATGATTATCCTAACAACTTTAGGATGCCATTATTTCATCATCTTGATATCGGTTATAATACTAAAAGAGTAAAAAGCTATGGTAAGACTCACACCTGGTCATTTTCCATATATAATGTTTATAACCGGATGAATCCCTGGTACTTTTATAAAGATACCCATGGGAAAGTAAAGCAGGTGTCCATATTTCCAATAGTTCCATCAATCGGTTATAAATACACATTCTGA